ATTGATGAATTTATAGAGGCACAAAATGCAGGCATATTAACCAAGCCTGTTTTGATAGGCCCTATCACTTATTTGCTTTTAGGCAAAGTAAAAAATGCCGATTTTAATGCTCTCAGCCTTATTGATAGACTTTTGCCCGTTTATTTAGAACTGCTAAACAAACTTCATAAAGCTGGAGCAGAATACGTTCAAATAGATGAGCCGTTTTTAGGCCTAGACTTAAATTTCTTCCAAAAAGAAACGTACAGAACGGTTTATCATAAAATCAAAAATGAGCTTCCTGATTTAAAAATCATACTGAGCACTTATTTCGAGGGCATTGAAGATAATGCATTGGCGGCTTTAAACCTTCCTGTAGACACCCTACACATTGACCTGAAACGTGCTCCAGACCAATTAGACAATATTCTTAGCAAAATTGGCCCTCACCTAAAATTGTCACTTGGGATAATTGATGGAAGAAACATTTGGAAAACAGATTATCAAAATGCTATTCAATTTGTACAGAAAGCAGTAAATCAGCTTGGAGAAGAACGAGTGATGATAGCTCCCTCCTGCTCGCTTATTCATGTGCCGGTTGATTTAGAAAACGAAACGACGATTGACCCAGAAATTAAAGACTGGTTGGCTTTTGCTACGCAAAAACTAATAGAACTAAACGAAATAGCGACTATTCTCGCAGAGCCTAATTCTCCTCTTTTAGCCAGAAACACAGTTTCTATCACAAAAAGAAGCACTTCTACTCGCATTCATAAACCAGAGGTAAAAAAGAGAAGTCTTGAAATATCAGACAAAGAACTTAAGCGGAATGCGATTTTTGCAGAGCGTAAAAACTTACAAAAGTCGCACCTCAAGCTACCCGATTTTCCAACTACCACCATCGGCTCATTTCCGCAAACAAAAGAAATAAGAACGCTAAGAGCGAATTTGAAGAAAGGGATTATTACTGCAGAAAACTATGAAGCCGAAATAAAGCGACATACCGCCGAGGTTATCAAATGGCAGGAGGAACTGGGCTTGGATGTGCTGGTACATGGCGAATTTGAAAGAAACGACATGGTGGAGTATTTTGGCGAACTGCTGGAAGGTTTTGTGTTCTCTGCCAATGGTTGGGTACAGAGTTACGGTAGCCGCTGTGTGAAACCGCCTATTATTTTTGGTGATATAGAACGACTAAAAGCCATGACGGTGGCGTGGAGCAGCTATGCTCAGTCGCTTAGTGCTAAACCTATGAAAGGCATGTTGACAGGGCCGCAAACTATTTTGCAATGGTCTTTTGTGCGTGACGACCAGCCTAGGCACGAAACACTTATCCAGCTAGCTTTTGCTGTGAGAGATGAGGTGGCCGATTTAGAAAAAGCTGGTTTAAAGATTATTCAGATAGATGAAGCTGCTCTTAGAGAGGGTTTGCCGCTTAAAAAAGCAGACCAAGATGCGTATTGGAATCATGCCATAAAGGCTTTCAAAATAGCATCTGCTGTGGCTCAACCCGAAACGCAGATTCATACCCACATGTGCTATTCGCAGTTTAAGGGCATTATGGATAAACTGGCAGACATGGATGCCGACGTCATTACGATAGAAACCTGTAGGTCTCAAATGGAGCTTTTAGAGAGTTTCCAAGATTTTCAATATCCTAATGAAATTGGGCCTGGTGTATATGATATTCATAGTCCTACCATTCCTTCGGTTTTAGAAATAGAGCAATCGCTGGAGAAAGCTTTGAAAGTAATTCCCGAAGGAAACCTTTGGGTAAACCCAGACTGCGGGCTAAAAACCAGGGCTTGGCCAGAAACAGAGGCATCGCTAAAAAATATGGTGCAAGCCGCTCAGAATTTAAGATTGAGAAATTTGAATTAGAACCTATTAGAGCCATGAGCAATCCTTGTGGCTCTAATCTATAATACAATAGATTACTATTTCATATTAATAAACTCTTAACTTTTTTTTCTGAATTTTCTGATTCCCCAAAAAATCGCAATTCCTAATAAAGCAAAAGGCCATAAATTGAAGACATATACTATGAACGAAAGTAAATTATCCCAGCCACCAGATAAAGATTTTTTAATCTTATAAATGAAGGTACTTTCCTCTTTATTTACTTTATAAAAGCTCAAATCAAGGGATGAATAGCTAATTTTATTCTCCATCAATTTGAGAAGACCTTCTACACTTTCAATATCACCTCTAATAGCCCCAAGTTCTTTTTCAATCGCTAAAATATCCTGAACTGAGCTCGCTTTTGATAATAAACTCAAATACTTTTCTTCCGTTAATCTTTTATTTTTGAGTCTTGCTTGATTATCAATAAAATCAGCTGTCACATCTCTAATCTCTATTATTTTCGAATCAAAATCTTCTATATAATCATCCAAACTTTCTATAAAAGAATCAAAACTCTTCGCTGGAATTCGCAAAGTCATTGACTTACTTTGACGATAATCATTATTATAATCACTCTCTTTTGAAATATACCCCTTTAGCCTTTTCAAGTTCTCTTTAATCCCCTTTGACGTTTTACTTAAATCTTGGGTTTCAAACTCTAGCTTTCCATTTTTTATAAGTTTCCTCTCAATAGTGCTTTCTGAATTATCACTGGACACCTCTTCCTCTTCAGCAAAGTCACTCAAATCAATTTCAGAAGCACTTGTTAACTCCTCCTGATTAGATTGACAAGAAAATAGAATTGTAACGAACAATAGGACTAGTAGCTTATTCATATTTGTGAATGTTAGTTTATGCCCTCTAAATTACAATTTAAATCAATATCACCTCTCCTCCCTCAAAAGCAGCGATATCACAAAGTCATATTCGTTCTTTTCGTCTTTGGCGTAGAAGCGAGAATCTACCGTTTCCCAACCTTCTAATAAATTTAGGTCAAAAAAGGCGTCTCCTTCTGGATCGGCGTGTACTGCGGTTAGGTGAATTCTATTAGCATCTGCCAGAGCTTGGGTATAAATATTCGCTCCGCCAATCACAAAAATCTCTTCCTTACCATCCAGTTCCATCGCTAGCGAATAGGCATCCTCTAAAGAATGTACCACGTGGCAGCCTTCTATTTTGAGGTCCTTATTTCTAGAAACAATGATGTTATGGCGTTTTGGCAATGGTTTCCCTATAGAATCATAGGTTTTCCTACCCATAATAATGCTATGCCCAGAAGTTAGCCTTTTGAAGTTTTTTAAATCTTCTGACAGTCGCCAAATAAGCGTATTATCTTTCCCAATAACATTGTTTTCTGCTACCGCAATGATAAGGGAGATATTTCTTTCTTGATTTTCCACGGTGCCAATTTACTAAAATTGAAATCGTGGTTTTTAAAATGCTCTTAAAATACCGATAGAAAACATGGATTTAAATTCTAATTCGCCATCAGAAAGGTTTTGAGCCACCGGCAACTGCCCATTGATACTAAAATTAAAACGTGGCGTATAAATTTCAACACCCACGTTCAGAGCAGTAAGCCAGCCACCAGTCAATTCATTCTTGATACCATTTTCTTGGTTCATGCCTGATTGCTCTGCATAAATACCCAGTAACGGAAGTATGGTCCAGTTTTGCGTATACATGGTTCTAAAAAAAGTACCTGCTATCACAGACCTATTAGCAAAACGATAGCCATCTTTATTGGTGCCGTTAATTTGATATGTAGCATTCATATTGAAGCCCATTTTCTTATGCTGCAGCGTATAAATAGCCTGCAAAGGAAAATCCCAGCTGCCTGTACCTAATTGAAAATTGGCATTGGCCACTTGTGTGGCGTCATAGGTATCAAAACTAAACTTTCCCAAAGGGGCTTTTACGCCTCCTCCTAAGAGTAATTGATGATTAAAATCTGAATTCCAAGCCGAATCCATGGATGTGTTGACCACATTATAATGTAACAGCACACGGGCATCGCCAAAACCTTGGTCTCTTTTACTTACGCCATCATAGGTGAGTACCTGCTCATTAAACTGATAAGGCAAAAATGCCATCAATTGAAGATTCTTTGCTGGATATATCCTTAGTCTTAACTCGGCTGTTTGAAAGTTTTCTTCGCTGCCTAAAAACTTGCTACTAATGTGCGATTGATAACTCTTTGAAAAGTACCTAAGCCCAATTAGTTGTTGATTCATGTTGGGCATAATGCCCATAAAAGAGCCCCCATTGGCACAGC
This sequence is a window from Arcticibacterium luteifluviistationis. Protein-coding genes within it:
- the metE gene encoding 5-methyltetrahydropteroyltriglutamate--homocysteine S-methyltransferase codes for the protein MLKNNLGFPRIGNQRQLKRACEKYWSGKISESELLETGKTIRLTNWQLQKEHGIDLIPSNDFSFYDQVLDHSLMFGTIPERFKDLNKTDLYFAMARGYQSENQNIKACEMTKWFDTNYHYIVPEFQAFQTFHLNDTKVIDEFIEAQNAGILTKPVLIGPITYLLLGKVKNADFNALSLIDRLLPVYLELLNKLHKAGAEYVQIDEPFLGLDLNFFQKETYRTVYHKIKNELPDLKIILSTYFEGIEDNALAALNLPVDTLHIDLKRAPDQLDNILSKIGPHLKLSLGIIDGRNIWKTDYQNAIQFVQKAVNQLGEERVMIAPSCSLIHVPVDLENETTIDPEIKDWLAFATQKLIELNEIATILAEPNSPLLARNTVSITKRSTSTRIHKPEVKKRSLEISDKELKRNAIFAERKNLQKSHLKLPDFPTTTIGSFPQTKEIRTLRANLKKGIITAENYEAEIKRHTAEVIKWQEELGLDVLVHGEFERNDMVEYFGELLEGFVFSANGWVQSYGSRCVKPPIIFGDIERLKAMTVAWSSYAQSLSAKPMKGMLTGPQTILQWSFVRDDQPRHETLIQLAFAVRDEVADLEKAGLKIIQIDEAALREGLPLKKADQDAYWNHAIKAFKIASAVAQPETQIHTHMCYSQFKGIMDKLADMDADVITIETCRSQMELLESFQDFQYPNEIGPGVYDIHSPTIPSVLEIEQSLEKALKVIPEGNLWVNPDCGLKTRAWPETEASLKNMVQAAQNLRLRNLN
- a CDS encoding DUF4349 domain-containing protein, whose amino-acid sequence is MNKLLVLLFVTILFSCQSNQEELTSASEIDLSDFAEEEEVSSDNSESTIERKLIKNGKLEFETQDLSKTSKGIKENLKRLKGYISKESDYNNDYRQSKSMTLRIPAKSFDSFIESLDDYIEDFDSKIIEIRDVTADFIDNQARLKNKRLTEEKYLSLLSKASSVQDILAIEKELGAIRGDIESVEGLLKLMENKISYSSLDLSFYKVNKEESTFIYKIKKSLSGGWDNLLSFIVYVFNLWPFALLGIAIFWGIRKFRKKS
- a CDS encoding dihydrofolate reductase produces the protein MENQERNISLIIAVAENNVIGKDNTLIWRLSEDLKNFKRLTSGHSIIMGRKTYDSIGKPLPKRHNIIVSRNKDLKIEGCHVVHSLEDAYSLAMELDGKEEIFVIGGANIYTQALADANRIHLTAVHADPEGDAFFDLNLLEGWETVDSRFYAKDEKNEYDFVISLLLREER